The Bemisia tabaci chromosome 8, PGI_BMITA_v3 genome has a segment encoding these proteins:
- the LOC109040903 gene encoding uncharacterized protein, with protein MTQIMRISVCLMAVIAMVACAPLESGESLKTDESVGLGLGLGFKKIAKSFDFGLGFALSVDSPKAYPAYYGYHPYGYGYPHYYPGGAAAAAAAGPGGAAAAAAAGK; from the exons ATGACACAG ATCATGAGGATTTCAGTTTGCTTGATGGCCGTCATCGCTATGGTAGCTTGCGCACCTCTTGAATCCGGCGAGAGCTTAAAAACCGACGAGAGTGTTGGACTTGGGCTCGGacttggttttaaaaaaatcgcaaaaagtTTCGATTTCGGCCTCGGTTTTGCCCTAAGCGTTGATTCACCTAAAGCCTACCCTGCTTACTATGGTTACCATCCGTATGGCTACGGATACCCTCACTACTATCCTGGAGGCG ccgcagcagcagcagcagcggGTCCAGGGGGTGCTGCAGCAGCCGCCGCGGCCGGCAAATAA
- the LOC109040919 gene encoding meiosis-specific nuclear structural protein 1, with the protein MLPSKDDSVERKIGKLSEDEFRQLKQRQQLQVTSKELQELEQKLRTAYMYKELEAQIEERKLNKLQEKLQEELSHKVTAAIIKSGELMEEEKAREAAKKKEIYRKCLENQIYLNAVRREDAFRQFLREKQIIDDIARALREEELRAQEAKLRLKQLTKESIESFLKARELWKLREKEAQEEEDRRIRKYLAEEQNLEEKRKRAIQEKVEKQAKIQDLAAQKIKEMKTDDDERAEIIAELIQEEKRQALEERHRMEIENKMRQRMDFVKSLEKQRQEEEQKRKEEREKDALFAQQMMDKMAEEDKLEQMSNEKRRQKQIAHRRIIQELIEAKKQKREEERKQMAWFEQLQLEKEQERCRLIEEERRRLLQEHAANLIGYLPRGLLREDDFSYLGEEFRRDFLRSTNKENY; encoded by the exons atgctgCCCAGCAAGGACGACTCAGTGGAGAGAAAAATCGGCAAACTTTCAGAGGATGAATTTCGGCAATTGAAGCAAAG GCAGCAGTTGCAAGTTACATCAAAAGAACTTCAAGAGCTTGAGCAAAAACTGAGAACGGCATATATGTACAAAGAACTTGAGGCTCAAATCGAGGAGCGGAAACTTAACAAGTTACAAGAAAAG TTGCAGGAAGAGTTGTCACATAAAGTAACTGCTGCGATTATCAAAAGTGGAGAGCTGATGGAAGAGGAGAAAGCTCGTGAAGCAGCAAAGAAGAAAGAGATTTACAGGAAGTGCCtagaaaaccaaatttacttGAACGCTGTGAGAAGGGAGGAtgctttcagacaatttttacgGGAGAAACAAATTATTGATGACATAGCTCGGGCTCTCAGAGAAGAAGAGTTGCG agctcAAGAAGCTAAGCTTAGATTGAAGCAACTGACAAAGGAATCAATTGAAAGTTTCCTGAAAGCACGAGAATTATGGAAACTTCGTGAAAAAGAAgcacaagaagaagaagacag GCGCATTCGCAAGTACCTGGCGGAAGAACAAAATTtagaggagaaaagaaagagagcCATAcaggaaaaagttgaaaagcaGGCCAAAATTCAAGACTTAGCtgctcaaaaaattaaagaaatgaaG actgatgacgATGAAAGAGCAGAAATTATTGCTGAGttgattcaagaagaaaaaCGACAAGCACTGGAAGAGAGGCATCGAATGGAGATAGAAAATAAGATGCGGCAGAGAATGGATTTCGTCAAATCATTGGAAAAACAGCGGCAAGAGGAAGagcagaaaagaaaagaggagagagaaaaagacgCTCTCTTTGCCCAACAG ATGATGGATAAAATGGCGGAAGAGGACAAGCTAGAGCAAATGTCTAATGAAAAGCGCAGACAGAAACAAATAGCTCACCGTCGTATCATTCAGGAACTGATCGAGGCCAAGAAACAGAAACGGGAAGAGGAGCGAAAGCAAATGGCCTGGTTTGAGCAGCTCCAACTTGAAAAGGAACAAGAAAG GTGCAGACTAATAGAAGAAGAAAGGCGCAGATTGCTGCAAGAACATGCGGCAAATTTAATAGGGTACTTACCGCGAGGCTTGCTCAGAGAAGATGATTTTTCATACCTTGGGGAAGAATTCAGAAGAGATTTCCTCAGATCgacaaacaaagaaaattactga